The following is a genomic window from Doryrhamphus excisus isolate RoL2022-K1 chromosome 3, RoL_Dexc_1.0, whole genome shotgun sequence.
TTTTGCCACCACCGAGAGCCTGAACCGGGTGGTGCACATCCTGCAGCAGCAGAACCACAATAGTCCAGCGCACACCTTTCACAGGACTCAGTCGCAGCCGTTATGAGTTCCTTGGGGGTGGACTTCCTCCCTGCGTGCTGTCCTTGTGCACATGCTCACGTTAGCGTCCTGATTTAGCAGAcatagtatacatacatatatatatatatatatatatatatatatatatatatatcacatgcTTTTACTTTTCCAATTTCCAAATGGGAATACAGCATCTTTAACAGGCCCCCTAGTGGCTGCCCTTTGGTTCCCCGGGAATTTGGGCTGTGAAAAATATCTTCATGGCACACGGGCTGCAGGGCCCCCGCCTTTTGTCCACTCATCATCACGCGTATCATATCATCTATTAGCACGGAAATATCAGCCGCTTGTTTGCTCCCAGTGATGCCGCTCACATGCAACCCTTGAACGCAACCCTTGAACGCAACCTAACCAACGTGACGCCTACGTACTTTTACCATTTCTTTCACCGTTTCTACCTATATGCTGTGTATACTTTTACCATTTGTTGTATGCGTTTACCATTTCTCCCTATACTCTAGGCCTACGTTTACCATTTCTACCGATATGCTGTGTATACCTTTAGCATCTGTACCTATATGCTGTGTATACTTTTAGCATCTGTACCTATATGCTAAGTATACTTGTAGCATTTCTGCCCATACGTATACGTTACCATTCGTAAGGCTGTGGACTAGCACGGGTGAAACCACTGCAAACCTTTTCCTGCTTGTCTTGGGAAGGTTGGGACGGCGTGGATGCTGTGGATGCTGTGGATGCTGTGGATGCTGTGGATGCTGTTTCTCCAGGAGGGTGAAGACGTGGTCATGTGACTGTCACGGAGGTTATGGAAAGCAAAGAAGGAATTTATTGAAAAGGTAAAGAGTACGTCAACCACTTCAGTCTCGCCGCTTGCTCTTACTTTCTTACAACTCCTGATGTCTTCATCATTTCATGTGCTGTTTGAAGTACTTCATTATTGTATACCGAGGTCATTCATTGGAGTACTAACCATCAAAGTGCTAGTACCAGTGCTAGTACTTGGATGGATGTGATGATCCATAAAGGGAAAGTGTAAGGATTTGATACCAAAGAATGTGTGGAGAGCACCGACGTGTACTGCTGTGTACTGCTGTGTACTGCTGTGTACTGCTGTGTACTATgtctatacagtatacagtacgtaGGTCATAGGTCATGTATTTGATCGTTCACCTTTGATCTTTGGTCCAATGTTGAGCGAGCGTGGAAGGAATGTTTGAGAGGAATTATCCACATATTCCAAAATATGAAAGTGCAGTAAACCATCACTTCAAAAACACGATCACCGCCCACTTGGAAGAAATCACAACCAAAACTAtggtttttatttggatttgaaCATGaggaaatgtgtgtatttgtacttGGGCAGCTCAGTACTGCAAGTGTTTATACTGACTGGGGTTTTGTACACGgtagcatgatgatgatgacggtgGTCGCCTTGAagaagaataaatatatattttgatattctCGTCTTTTAATGCGAGTGACGTCCACGGAGTAGCAGTACACCAGCTGCACCGCCAGATGGAGCCATTGCGAAGCCGAGCTCGGGATGTTTCTTctttaatatgactttttttttgttgaaaaaggtGAGACGATACATTTTAGTGACTTGATCAATTGTATGTCTTTATGTTATCTTTCAAAGTGTTGGGTCTTCCAAGCCGACGCGAGCTGTCGGTGCTGCAATGCGGGCTTCCTGGAATCTTCCAGAAGGTTCATTAGTTGATTGGAAGTCGCCGCTTCATCGCTGATATCCTTCAAGGAAGTCTGGGCAGacgtgcgggggggggggggggcgtgggggtcACATGGTCGTGTTGTTTAGAAAAGGCCGCCAATAAATCACCCATTGAATCTTTCCAGCCCAAATAGCTGAGTGTGCGAAATCAATCTAACTTGATTTTTGATGACGGTACACGTGCACGTGTCCATACGCTTCTCGTGTACGCTCACGCGCCTGCCTTCCCTCCAACAGCGCTGCTCCGCCCCTTCAAAATGACGGCTCGGCCTGCCCTTCCTTAGCCGGAAGCGGGCCGataccagccccccccccacacacacttctgACTCTGGGTACGTTTAACTGATGAAGTGGCCAAGATGGAAAGGCCTCATAAACTCAACTTTATTGATCAACGTTACTGTGGAAGTCAAGAAAATCTTCTACTATCTAGTATGCAGTATATCTACTGTAGTATGCAGTATATCTACTGTAGTATGCATCTACTATAGTATGCAGTATATCTACTATAGAGTACTACATCTTCATGCACTTCATCTTTccacaaaaacatgaatgaacactgGTTGTCTTCCTGGGGACACTTGGGAGACATGTTGGGCACATGAGGGACATGTCAGACATATGGAGGCCATGTTGGACACGTTGGGATGTGTTGGACATGTGGACCGTCATGTTGGACACATGGGGGACATGTTGGACACTTATGGGGATGTTTAGGACTCGTGGGGGACATGTTGGACACTTGTGGGGATGTGTTGGACATGTGGGGGACATGTGAGGGAcatgttggacacatggaaaCATTTTGTACATGTTGGACCCTTGGGATGACGTGTTGGATAGGTGGGGACATGTTGGACACATGGGGTCCATGCCAGGCTGTTGTGGGGGACATATTGGACACATAGGGGACATGTTGGACACATGGGGGCCATGCCAGGCTTTTGTGGGGGACATATTGGACACATAGGGGACATGTTGGACACATGGGGTCCATGCCAGGCTGTTGTGGGGGACATATTGGACACATAGGGGACATGTTGGACACATGGGGTCCATGCCAGGCTGTTGTGGGGGACATGTTGGACACATGGGGGCCATGCCAGGCTGTTGTGGGGGACATATTGGACATATGGGGGACATGTTGGACACATGGGGGCCATGCCAGGCTGTTGTGGGGGACATGTTGGACACTTGTGGGGATGTGTGGTGTCTCAGTGAGGGAGTTTTCCGAGCTTGACATAGAGATATGCCAAGATGAGCTCCTTTCAGCGCACGCGCGTGtgtgcgggggtgggggggctggggggggggggggcggttggGGTTCTCGCTTTCCTTGCAGATTCCATCGAGCTGCGACACAAGCAGGCTGCTctccatcttcatcatcttcttcttctgcagccTCCAAGCGTCTCCTTTCTTCCGCCTCCTCGTCTCCTTCCTCCTCTTGGTGCATGGAGCGCAGCGCCTGAGTAGACGCGAAAGGAGAGCGGGTGGGGTATCTTCATCcaccctcctcatcctcatcttggGGTTGCCGTCCCGGTAAGAAAGAGCACCGTGGGGTTTGGGGCGAGCACGTGATCCAGCATGCTGCGTGTCTTTGTGTCCCGATGACGTCACCAGGTCTTGCGTTTCTGAGACATGATGCGACACAGAaatggtctgttccagggtgAAAGTGCGGCCAAGGCACGTGCAGATAGTGCCACTTGGTGGTCTAGTACGAGTATTACTGCGCTCATTGGTGAGTAGTAGGTGTATTCTAGTAAATGCAGCATTCTAGCAGAGcgaaaacacaaacaagcaccCACATCTCCAGTGTGGTCACATTAATGGCGACATtagcagctgtggctgtaggtaaCGTCCTCATGTCTTTTCTTTTGATGAACTCTGCTGACTCGGCACTTCTTCCAACGTGGGTTGTGTTGCACGTCAGCATACTTTTCTTTTATGGCATGTTCctctccactttctcatgcactcctgATCATTCCTCAAGTTTACGAAGGGCAACTGCTGTTCGATGCCGTGACCAAGTACACGTGCAGGACCATGTTCACCTGCCGTCAGTGACACGTAGACCTGGGGGTGGTCTACATCGTGGTGGTAGGACACGTTGCAGATCAGGTTTATTGATACAGCACTTAACATCCCCGGATCTGAACCCCCACTCGGGCAAGGAAAACAGGCCATGAATAGTattaactaaatgctaaagtgtaaaaataagtcttgGGTAGTGAACATCTCTGCTGAGGTAGCAGCTCCAATATCAGGTAGGACATTCCACAGTGATGGAGCACCAATAGGAAAGACTCCAGAGCTagcatacttctttctggctctcaGGATTGTCAACAGACCGCCGTGTTGGGAGCGTAGGTTTCTGGACGCAGCATCGGGTAGAACTCAGTCAACCAGATAGGAAGGTGCCAGTTCATAGGGTAGAACTAGGCCAACCAGATAGGAAGGTGCCAGTTCATAGGGTAGAACTAGGCCAACCAGATAGGAAGGTGCCAGTTCATAGGGTAGAACTAGGCCAACCAGATAGGAAGGTGCCAGTTCATAGGGTAGAACTCAGTCAACCAGATAGGAAGGTGCCAGTTCATAGGGTAGAACTAGGCCAACCAGATAGGAAGGTGCCAGTTCATAGGGTAGAACTAGGCCAACCAGATAGGAAGGTGCCAGTTCATAGGGTAGAACTAGGCCAACCAGATAGGAAGGTGCCAGTTCATAGGGTAGAACTAGGCCAACCAGATAGGAAGGTGCCAGTTCATAGGGTAGAACTCAGTCAACCAGATAGGAAGGTGCCAGTTCATAGGGTAGAACTAGGCCAACCAGATAGGAAGGTGCCAGTCCATGTCATATGTTGTAGTCCAGGAACAGAACCTTGAAGTGGCTTTAGATGAACTGAGAGCCAGCGCACGTTGGCTAGTACTGGAGAATTATGCTGGAATGTTGGCGTCCTGGTGAGGAGTCGTGCTGCTGCATTTTTAGTAAAGAGTTCCAGGACGTCCGTTGTTCAATGGCACATACAGCTGAGTGTCGTGGGCATAacagtgaaagctaatcttatgtttgcCAATGATGCTGCCCAGCGGAAGCGTGTAAATATTGAATAGAAAAGGGCCAAGCACTGATCCTTGTGGAACTCCGCAAGTGACACCACAGTACTCggagatgacatcatcataaaCTACAGATGTGCCCAATCCAGGAGAGGAGATCCAAGCCAAGGGAGTAGCGGAGTTCCACAAGGATCAGtgctaataataaacaataataataaaggggAAGCTATTATGTAATGAGccatggactcctatagagcaactacacacattaACCACTGTGGCGTGGAGCTGAGTGAGGGCACCACATTTATACCTGGAGACCATCTTGGCGCcacatcggtagtggaaatgtggtcattccacgttccagacatcggtgagccCTCTGGTTGGCTCCTCCCCCGTGGACGCACGGCGTGTCCCGCATCAATTGACCTTTCCCGGCGAGGGCGTCccgcttctggcttcagcaacagtttggcggatatttcacttcctgttcatcaCAAAAGTACAACGGTCAGCGTCGGGAACATCCTAAACTTCCTTCAGCGATCACTTCCGAATGCCAAACCTCAGGATCTGAAAAGTGGGCGTGGTTTCACAgcagaacaacaaaaaagaggaaaaagcatCACATCCCCTTTAAGACACAAAGAAATCATCTGCAAGACTTTTGGAAAAGTCCAATCAattcacagcaaaaaaaagcaggaagcaGCAGAAGCACCCAGGAACACGTCTTCCTCCAGGGAAGCTGGAAACTTGACGTATGAATGGGATGCTACCTGAGGGAATACCACGCAGACCAAGGAAGATGCCGCATTCCTCGTCACGCTCTAGGTTTCCAGTTGTCTAGGTTTCTAGGTTTCTAGCAAGTGGTTCTGGGGGGCTCCAAATGGTTCTAGATGCTTCTGAATGGTTCTAGCAAGTGGCTCCAAATGGTTCTAGAAATTGTTTCTGGATGGTTTCAGATGGTTCTGGCTTGCTCTAGAAATAGTTTTCAGATGGTTCTATATGGTTCTAGATAGTTCTAGAATTGGTCCTGGATGGTTGCCAATAGTTCCGAATGACTGCACATAGTTCTGGATGGTTGCAGATGGTTCTGGATGATTGTCCCTGGTGGGAGGACAAGGAATGTTGTCTCCTTGTCTCTCCTGTCTCCCGTCTTTCTTGTCCCCAAGCAGCGAGACGTCCTGTTGGAGCTTTGAATGTGTGGATTGACATCTTTTATCTTGTGACGCTGGCAAAGGTGTGCTTTAGAAAATACCCGTGTTGGTGTGGACCTCAATCCACAGCAGACGTGTttggagtagtcagtgtgcagccgTTCTGTCATCAGATAAGCCAGGCATGGTGGTGATTAGGATGTTTATCCTACATGTTTATCCTAGATGTTTTATCCTGGATGTTTTATCCTAGATGTTTATCCTAGATGTTTTATCCTAGATGTTTTATCCTGGATGTTTTATCCTGGATGTTTTATCCTGGATGTTTTATCCTGGATGTTTTATCCTGGATGTTTATCCTAGATGTTTATCCTAGATGTTTTATCCTGGATGTTTTATCCTGGATGTTTTATCCTGGATGTTTTATCCTGGATGTTTTATCCTGGATGTTTTATCCTAGATGTTTTATCCTGGATGTTTTATCCTGGATGTTTTATCCTGGATGTTTTATCCTGGATGTTTTATCCTAGATGTTTTATCCTGGATGTTTTATCCTGGATGTTTATCCTAGATGTTTATCCTAGATGTTTTATCCTGGATGTTTTATCCTAGATGTTTTATCCTGGATGTTTTATCCTGGATGTTTTATCCTAGATGTTTTATCCTAGATGATTTATCCTGGATGTTTTATCCTAGATGTTTTATCCTGGATGTTTTATCCTGGATGTTTTATCCTGGATGTTTTATCCTGGATGTTTTATCCTGGATGTTTATCCTAGATGTTTTATCCTGGATGTTTTATCCTGGACGTTTTATCCTAGATGTTTTATCCTGGATGTTTTATCCTAGATGTTTTATCCTAGATGTTTTATCCTGGATGTTTTATCCTGGATGTTTTATCCTAGATGTTTTATCCTGGATGTTTTATCCTGGACGTTTTATCCTAGATGTTTTATCCTGGATGTTTTATCCTAGATGTTTTATCCTAGATGTTTTATCCTGGATGTTTTATCCTGGACGTTTTATCCTAGATGTTTTATCCTGGATGTTTATTGTAGATATTTTATCCTGGATGTTTTATCCTGGATCTAACAAAGTATGAGAAGATACAATGTCCCTCACGTTGGCTTGTGCTGTTCCAGCTGGGTAGGAATGCCGAGATGCAGTCGGATCGCCCACGCTGCCTCCTTTGTCCCCCACCAATaatccctcctcttcctcctccttacacacacacacacacacacacacaccactgtgTGCACTGCCAGGGCTGGGTGAAGCCATTGTAAGGAGGCGGAGCCCTGGTAAGGAGGCGGAGTTTTAGCAGCCATCATTGGTCTGCAGtgcgtcacccccccccccccccccacattagTATATTGCTGCGGCTTCAGCTGCTGACATATGAGGAGAGTCCACGGAGGGGGCTGGTGGGGAGGTGCGGGGGGTGGTCTTATCTTAGGGGCTGTGAGTTACTCTGAATGGtggtgggggtttggggggtttggggggtttggggggtttgggggaTGCGCATTTACTTGTGAGGTACGTTGTTGGTGTCTGTCTCTTTAAATGTCAATAAAGTCCAAACATTGACTTTCATTGTTCATGATTCATTCCTGATTATATAAGCATGActcatatttcattattattacacagatGAGCATTTGTGAGTGTTATCTAGCCGTCTCTTTGAAAGCGTTATTATTCTTGTGTCAATGCTGCACATCTATTTTCATACACGCATACATTGATGCTTATATTTGTGTAGCAGCTGTAAGCTAGATTTATGAATAACCACCTGCCCTTATTAATAGGAAAGGAGTTAGCATAGTCGTAGTGGAGTTAGCATAGCCGTGAAAGTGTTAGCATAGCTGTAGCATAGCCGTAAAGGTGTTAGCATAGCCGTataggtgttagcatagctGTAGCATAGTTGTAAAGGAGTTAGCATAGCCATataggtgttagcatagctGCAGCATAGTTGTAAAGGAGTTAGCATAGCTATAGCATAGTTGTGAAGGAGTTAGCACAGCCGTataggtgttagcatagctGCAGCATAGTTGTAAAGGAGTTAGCATAGCTGTAGCATAGTTGTAGAGGAGTTAGCATAGCCTTataggtgttagcatagctGTAGCATAGTTGTAAAGGAGTTAGCATAGCCGTataggtgttagcatagctGCAGCATAGTTGTAAAGGAGTTAGCATAGCTGTAGCATAGTTGTAAAGGAGTTTTCATAGCCGTAAAGGCGTTAGCATAGCTGCAGCATAGTTGTAAAGGCGTTAGCATAGCTGTAGCATAATTGTAAAGGAGTTTGCATAGCCGTATTGGTGTTAGCATAGCTACAGCATAGTTGTAAATGAGTTAGCATAGCTGTAGCATAGTTGTAAAGGAGTTTGCATAGCCGTATTGGTGTTAGCATAGCTACAGCATAGTTGTAAATGAGTTAGCATAGCTGTAGCATAGTTGTAAAGGAGTTTGCATAGCCTTAAGGCGTTAGCATAGCTGTAGCATAGTTGTAAAGGAGTTTGCATAGCCTTAAGGCGTTAGCATAGCTGTAGCATAGTTGTAAAGGAGTTAGCATAGCCGTATAGGTGTTAGCATATTCGTAAAGGCGTTAGCATAGCTGTTAGGATAGTTGTAAAGGAGTTAGCGCCGAGTCTGCTGCACATTTTCGCATTTCCTCTCGTAGAACGTCACCTTTATTTTTTCCAGGTTGGGGAAAGTGGGCGGGAATGCCATATGGAAGACGTATGCTAAAATATGCAGGGAATGGAAATGGAATGACAATGAATGCTTTGTTGGCGTTGCAGGCCGGCCGCCGCCATGTCCTCGCCAGCTGGTGGGGACGTATCAGGCTACCATCTGAGTGGTGAGTGGATATCTGGGAAACATCTAAACCATGTTGTGATCATTGTCCATGACGTTTGAGGGCTTTCATGTCAGATGGAAAGTTTTAGTATTCAAGTATTTGTGGGAGAAATGCTAAAGTGAAAGGATGGCGCCTGAATGGCcgccgccccctgctggtgacTCGCATGTACCGCAAGCATCCTTCTTCCAGTGGTGCGCAACCCACCGGGCTGGGAGGTGGGCATCTACATGGTGGGCTTCATGGTTCTGCTGGCTGTGGCCGGGCTGAACATCTGGAAGCTCTGGAAGTCCGGAACTTTCCCAGCGCCGTCGCCCTTTCCCAACTTTGACTACAGATATCTCCAGGAAAAGTATGGAACGTCCTTCTCAGAAGTCCGCCAAAAGGTAAATGTGTTCTCTGTATTCATCTGACAAATCCTACACACATCCCGACATCACATCTTCAGAAGGTCCTCCTAAAACCACGTCTCTTGTGAAGCGGCTGGCGGCCAACAACCACCGACGGGCCTCCACCACGTCCAGCCGCAAGCCCAGCCTGGCCCCGGGCGACACCCCGGACGGCCTCAGGGATCTGGGTCACCTGGAGCTGACGGGTCGAGATCTGGACCTGAGCGCCGTGGTCCAGCTCAACCGCTCCGTCTCCACCGACTCGCTCAGCTCCATCTCATCCGTCGCCAACAACTTTGGCCACGACTTCACCGTCGGCCAGCTGGAGGTGACGCTTGAGTTTGAGTCCTGCCGATCTGCAGGGCAGGGCGTGCTTCACGTCACCATACACCAAGGCAAGGACCTCCTGGAGAAGGAAGAAGGAGACTTCCCAGGCTGCTTCATCAGGGTGTCCCTTGGGCCCGAGGAACTCAGTGTGGGCGTCACAAGGGTAAGACAGGAAGCTATGCTTCTTAGTAAGATGATGACCATTTAGATGTTCCTCAGATGTTCCTCAGTAAGATGATGACCGTTTAGATGTTCCTTAGCAAGATGATGATCCATTTAGATGTTCCTCAGATGTTCCTCAGTAAGATGAAGACCATTTAGATGTTCCTTAGATGTTCCTTAGCAAGATGATGACCATTTGGATGTTCCTTAGATGGTCCATAGCAAGATGATGATCCATTTAGATGTTCCTTGGCAAGATGATGATCATTTAGATGTTCCTTGGCAAGATGATGATCCATTTAGAGTTCCTTAGATGTTCTTTAGCAAGATGATGACCACTTAGATGTTCCTTAGCAAGATGATGACCACTTAGATGTTCCTTAGCAAGATGGTGACCAGTTAGATTTTCCTTAGGACACATACATGCTGTGTGATTGCGTCCTGTTGCCTTGCAGGTGCAGACCAATGCCTTCACCGTCATTTTTGAGGAGCGCTTCTTGGTAGCGCTGGACGTGTGCGCCCTGGAGGACGGCAGCCTCAGATTTGCCGCCTTTGGGATCGACAAGGATGAGAGGAACATCAGCGCGGGGGTGGCGGAACTCAAGCTGTCAGACCTGGACCTGACCATCAGACCCTTCAACATGTGGCTTTACCTCCAGGATGTCAATAAAGTCAGACCCTCTACTAAGATCCCACCTTCTCCATGTGTAAGAACCCTAACCCGAAGATCATCCCCAGGCGGTGGACGCAGTGGGGGAGATCCTCCTGTCGCTCAGCTACTTGCCGACAGCAGAGCGCCTCACGGTGGTGGTGGCCAAGTGCAAGAACCTGCAGTGGACCAACGGCAAGAACACAGCAGGTACCACCTTgtcattatatatatgtatataaaatatatatatatatatatatatatatatatatatatatatatatatatatatatatatatgaggtaTCGTCGGGATGCTATATAAAACTGGGTATCGGTATCGTCGGGACGCTATGTAAAACTGGGTATCAGTATCGTCAGGACGCTATGTAAAACTGGGTGTCGGTATCGTCGGGACGCTATGTAAAACTGGGTATCGGTATCGTCAGGACGCTATGTAAAACTGGGTATCGGTATCGTCGGGACGCTATGTAAAACTGGGTGTCGGTATCGTCGGGACGCTATGTAAAACTGGGTATCGGTATCGTCGGGACGCTATGTAAAACTGGGTGTCGGTATCGTCGGGACGCTATGTAAAACTGGGTGTCGGTATCGTCGGGACGCTATGTAAAACTGGGTATCAGTATCGTCAGGACGCTATGTAAAACTGGGTGTCGGTATCGTCGGGACGCTATGTAAAACTGGGTATCGGTATCGTCAGGACGCTATGTAAAACTGGGTATCGGTATCGTCGGGACGCTATGTAAAACTGGGTGTCGGTATCGTCGGGACGCTATGTAAAACTGGGTATCGGTATCGTCGGGACGCTATGTAAAACTGGGTGTCGGTATCGTCGGGACGCTATGTAAAACTGGGTGTCGGTATCGTCGGGACGCTATGTAAAACTGGGTGTCGGTATCGTCGGGACGCTATGTAAAACTGGGTGTCGGTATCGTCG
Proteins encoded in this region:
- the syt12 gene encoding synaptotagmin-12, with translation MSSPAGGDVSGYHLSVVRNPPGWEVGIYMVGFMVLLAVAGLNIWKLWKSGTFPAPSPFPNFDYRYLQEKYGTSFSEVRQKRLAANNHRRASTTSSRKPSLAPGDTPDGLRDLGHLELTGRDLDLSAVVQLNRSVSTDSLSSISSVANNFGHDFTVGQLEVTLEFESCRSAGQGVLHVTIHQGKDLLEKEEGDFPGCFIRVSLGPEELSVGVTRVQTNAFTVIFEERFLVALDVCALEDGSLRFAAFGIDKDERNISAGVAELKLSDLDLTIRPFNMWLYLQDVNKAVDAVGEILLSLSYLPTAERLTVVVAKCKNLQWTNGKNTADPFVKVYLLQDGRKISKKKTSTKRDDTNPIFNEAMIFSVPSAVLQELSLRVTVAEASDDGRGENSGHVIIGPEASGMGITHWNQMLATLRKPVSMWHPLRRI